The following are from one region of the Rhodopirellula sp. P2 genome:
- a CDS encoding Na/Pi symporter gives MEHALDEAVSDEMTTAGNHTPILQWISVAVLVYFLICAVGLIGTGFKTATGNEAKEMFAFATNPFAGLVVGTVATALIQSSSTVTSIIVGLVAGGLPVSVAVPMVMGANIGTSITNTIVSLGHVREKKEFARAFAAATVHDFFNLLSVVIFLPLEMMFGFLERLGSILAGLFVVENASMKGLNFVKASTAPVVESAKHSVESLSDGLGGLILIVVGIVMIFLTIHYVGKLLKQLMAGRAKEIMHAAIGKGPLSGIASGTLVTVLVQSSSTTTSLMVPLAGSGAFGLKQIYPFTLGANIGTCITALLAATAADGNQAAALQIAFIHLTYNVLGVLVIYGVPFLRYLPVRAAEWLGATAADNKLIALGYIVGVFFLIPGLCLGISGIL, from the coding sequence GTGGAACACGCTCTGGACGAAGCGGTGTCCGATGAAATGACCACCGCGGGCAACCACACACCCATCCTCCAGTGGATATCGGTTGCTGTGCTGGTCTACTTTTTGATCTGTGCGGTGGGATTGATCGGCACCGGGTTCAAGACAGCGACCGGAAACGAAGCCAAAGAGATGTTTGCGTTTGCGACCAATCCTTTCGCAGGCCTGGTTGTCGGCACGGTCGCGACGGCGTTGATCCAGTCCTCCTCGACAGTCACATCCATCATCGTCGGGTTGGTTGCCGGCGGATTGCCCGTCTCCGTCGCGGTTCCGATGGTGATGGGAGCCAACATTGGCACCTCGATCACAAACACGATCGTGTCACTCGGCCACGTTCGCGAGAAGAAGGAGTTTGCTCGCGCCTTTGCCGCAGCAACGGTTCACGACTTCTTCAACCTGCTGTCGGTGGTGATCTTTCTGCCGCTGGAAATGATGTTTGGATTTCTGGAGAGACTGGGCAGCATCTTGGCCGGTCTGTTCGTGGTCGAGAACGCATCGATGAAGGGACTGAACTTCGTCAAAGCCTCCACCGCCCCAGTCGTGGAAAGCGCCAAGCACTCGGTCGAAAGCCTGTCCGACGGACTGGGTGGTTTGATCTTGATCGTGGTCGGCATCGTGATGATCTTCCTAACAATTCACTATGTCGGCAAACTACTCAAACAATTGATGGCTGGGCGTGCCAAAGAGATCATGCACGCTGCGATTGGCAAAGGTCCTCTTTCGGGGATCGCATCAGGAACACTCGTCACCGTGCTCGTTCAATCCTCTTCCACCACCACTTCGTTGATGGTCCCGCTGGCCGGCTCCGGTGCGTTTGGATTGAAGCAGATCTACCCGTTCACACTGGGTGCCAACATTGGCACCTGCATCACAGCACTGCTGGCGGCGACCGCCGCGGATGGCAACCAAGCGGCAGCGTTGCAAATCGCTTTCATTCACTTGACTTACAACGTGCTGGGAGTCCTGGTGATCTACGGGGTCCCGTTCCTTCGCTATCTACCGGTTCGCGCCGCCGAATGGCTGGGCGCGACCGCCGCGGACAACAAGCTGATTGCGTTGGGCTACATCGTTGGTGTGTTCTTTCTCATCCCCGGACTTTGCCTGGGCATCTCCGGCATACTTTGA
- a CDS encoding EF-hand domain-containing protein has translation MKALTQFSFVFLTCAGMCTAVAQPPGDREGRGPGRPGAERAQRSPIDRVMRLDKDEDGKLTTEEVGDSQLKSLFTRADKNEDGVVTRDELEAMISRRQRGDGERGPRGERDRGPRGEGDRGPRGEGERGPRGEGRGREDGPRRGPMDADGDRGPRGEGDRGPRGGGDRGPRGEGEHGHGPGQGAGGPPRDGETQGHRGPGGPPEIGKVLPAFVQDHMGLNDEQREAIAKLQAKVDAELKEILSEEQLQAMRRGPGQRPHSSEGHEHRRGDHPEGAERPSRPDRPERADRPDRADRPDRADRPDRADKPAR, from the coding sequence ATGAAGGCATTGACCCAATTTTCGTTCGTTTTTCTGACCTGTGCTGGCATGTGTACCGCGGTGGCCCAACCGCCCGGCGATCGCGAAGGCCGTGGTCCGGGGCGTCCCGGTGCCGAGCGAGCACAACGCTCTCCCATTGATCGCGTGATGCGATTGGACAAAGACGAAGACGGCAAGCTGACCACAGAGGAGGTCGGTGATTCGCAGTTGAAGTCTCTGTTCACACGAGCCGACAAAAATGAAGACGGCGTCGTGACTCGTGATGAACTCGAAGCGATGATCAGCCGTCGCCAACGTGGCGATGGTGAACGTGGACCCCGCGGGGAACGAGACCGTGGCCCGCGGGGCGAAGGTGACCGCGGCCCGCGTGGTGAAGGAGAACGTGGACCGCGAGGTGAAGGTCGTGGCCGGGAAGACGGTCCTCGACGAGGCCCCATGGATGCTGATGGCGATCGCGGACCTCGTGGCGAGGGCGACCGCGGCCCGCGTGGAGGAGGCGATCGTGGACCCCGCGGCGAGGGAGAGCATGGACACGGACCGGGACAAGGTGCCGGAGGACCACCGCGCGACGGTGAGACGCAAGGTCATCGTGGACCGGGCGGACCTCCAGAAATCGGCAAAGTCTTGCCGGCGTTCGTGCAAGACCACATGGGCCTGAACGACGAGCAACGCGAAGCGATTGCCAAGTTGCAAGCCAAAGTGGACGCGGAGCTCAAAGAGATCCTGAGCGAAGAGCAACTGCAAGCCATGCGTCGTGGGCCGGGGCAACGACCGCACTCGTCCGAAGGACACGAGCATCGTCGTGGCGATCATCCTGAAGGCGCTGAGCGTCCTTCACGCCCAGATCGACCTGAACGCGCTGACCGTCCCGATCGTGCTGACCGTCCCGATCGTGCTGACCGACCTGATCGCGCGGACAAGCCTGCACGCTAG
- a CDS encoding sigma-54-dependent transcriptional regulator has product MTTAQTILVVDDEPSICWALEKMLTSEGHQVITGSSAEEGLRLASQNDISMVILDVRLPKEDGISALPKFLEATDNAPVIIITAFGDLETAVAAVKNGATDYLTKPFKLEDALRTCRTALQKSSRRTAPAATQPMDIDPSVLVGTSPAMQQVFRQIALVADSDLSVLITGETGTGKELVAAAIHRHSRRADGPYIPIAPVALNPDLIESELFGHVKGAFTGASDDRAGLFERAEGGTVLLDEIGDLPLGTQVKLLRVLEQGQYCRVGDVKPRTANVRILAATNSDLHEDVATNAFREDLFHRLTGVQIHLPPLRDRVEDIGPLCRHFLSAMKYADIDSAVDHELLEQLHSRPWHGNIRELKNAVGHAAVVSRGRKLTIDDFPAPKPGRETQTTSPVLAMEKSIRIWSENAIEAHPDSMTLHSDFLAATEPTLLRTVMKHTGGNRAKAAELLGIHRGTLRDRMKAYGIDDQ; this is encoded by the coding sequence ATGACCACAGCACAAACCATCCTCGTTGTTGATGACGAACCGTCCATTTGCTGGGCACTGGAAAAGATGCTCACCAGCGAAGGGCATCAGGTCATCACGGGTTCCAGCGCCGAGGAAGGCTTGCGGCTGGCATCCCAAAACGACATTTCGATGGTGATCCTCGATGTGCGTCTTCCCAAAGAAGATGGCATCTCGGCATTGCCAAAATTCTTGGAAGCGACTGACAACGCTCCGGTCATCATCATCACCGCCTTCGGTGACTTAGAAACCGCCGTGGCAGCGGTCAAGAATGGAGCCACGGACTACCTGACCAAACCATTCAAACTGGAAGACGCCCTGCGGACCTGCCGCACTGCACTGCAAAAATCGTCCCGGCGAACCGCCCCCGCCGCGACTCAGCCGATGGACATCGATCCATCGGTGTTGGTTGGCACGTCGCCCGCGATGCAGCAAGTTTTCCGGCAGATCGCCTTGGTCGCCGACAGCGATCTGTCCGTGCTGATCACAGGTGAAACCGGCACAGGGAAGGAACTCGTCGCCGCAGCGATCCATCGCCACAGTCGCCGCGCCGACGGACCCTACATCCCGATCGCCCCCGTTGCACTGAATCCCGATTTGATCGAAAGCGAACTGTTTGGTCACGTCAAAGGAGCCTTCACCGGCGCCAGCGACGACCGCGCTGGATTGTTCGAACGCGCCGAAGGCGGAACCGTGTTGCTGGATGAAATCGGCGACTTGCCACTGGGCACGCAGGTCAAGCTGCTACGCGTGCTCGAACAAGGTCAGTACTGCCGCGTGGGCGACGTCAAACCGCGAACCGCCAACGTTCGCATCCTCGCCGCCACAAACAGTGACCTGCACGAAGACGTCGCCACCAACGCGTTTCGCGAAGATTTGTTTCACCGACTGACTGGCGTGCAGATTCATCTTCCGCCGTTGAGAGATCGTGTGGAAGACATTGGCCCGCTTTGCCGTCATTTCCTCTCGGCGATGAAATACGCCGACATCGATTCCGCGGTGGATCACGAGTTACTCGAACAGCTTCATTCGCGACCCTGGCACGGCAACATCCGAGAACTGAAGAACGCGGTGGGGCACGCCGCCGTGGTCAGTCGAGGCCGCAAACTCACGATCGATGATTTCCCTGCCCCCAAACCCGGACGGGAAACGCAAACGACATCCCCCGTTTTGGCCATGGAAAAATCCATTCGAATCTGGTCCGAGAACGCAATCGAGGCCCACCCTGACTCGATGACCTTGCACAGTGATTTCCTTGCCGCCACGGAACCGACGCTATTGCGAACGGTGATGAAGCACACCGGAGGCAACCGCGCCAAGGCGGCTGAACTGTTGGGCATCCATCGCGGCACGCTCCGTGATCGCATGAAAGCCTACGGCATCGACGACCAGTGA
- a CDS encoding ABC transporter permease yields the protein MNSLRFLIKFVAAQMRLNPGRAVITTVGIMASTCAVVWVVSGYDALVSQFDENSEKYLGRYDLLIMPQSGPPGSETPPIQDSLVDELKHDAGVLEVNPVSQSRVTVIPIDRHAEDEKSSLDFVVGARPPVNGAPPLDPTLVSTPAIEPPYELLQGRWLSEDGKAKEIVIGELVAKEKNLSVGDGLKLISLANEVQLTVVGIVEQAPQAPSLSPPGRGGSPSEKRNGKRNERPKRDKLESNDSNSETNQTVLGMPKNFSPGIAANAIYVRPELAEWINGYASRPQVLQVAIRDTVTIQQFREAWDDRLVSGRPAMQLIDFEAVRAGMESNRTVSGQQSQAWAATGMATLAAIFIIFSTLSMGVSERTREFAMLRAVALTRGQIAMIIAVESVLLALVGWVGGLLAGYAMLVVGSQLVPGWFGTDAVLGWGCIVLSGVTVLVGALGAAIVPAWRATRIEPLEAMTSKLSTPGIQSWVVLGVIGALLSAMTPLLVFAIPMSDQWRAWAYGFLTYPTLLVGMICLAPAIVVVSEFAIGPWVTRSLGLDTRMMKTQLSTHLWRTVGATLALSIGLGLYASTQTWGYSMLKPFTPGDWLPDALVAFHPVGLDEEGIEDVRDVSGIRSDRLMPLAVEQARFDWGAEEPPSRVQRDNAVLFGIDPAMAFAREDPFLTFEFVEGDRVSATEALQGGGACLISEDFQMSTGLSVGDELSFTPPTAEDERVTYRIAGVVSLPGWHWVTKFSGVRRHFVRTATVVFVGRDDVQRDFHLHRTEFVWMDFEEGADLAAMEVDLQSIAEQKSGETFVASGLGSVKAYRPFARMTASENVRKAIQLRADGMIWGMSYLPLITLAIMSLAIANTVIASVRSRAWEFGIMRSIGVTRGQLVRLVIAETVLIAVGACVLSLIFGLIAGWCGVGMAQYVGWFAGPPNFLIPWAHLAIGFAMTIGLCLLAGLWPIVRIGRAEPLGLLQAGRGGHG from the coding sequence ATGAATTCACTTCGCTTTTTGATCAAGTTCGTTGCCGCACAGATGCGTCTGAATCCTGGACGTGCGGTCATCACCACCGTGGGGATCATGGCGTCGACCTGTGCAGTGGTTTGGGTGGTCAGTGGCTACGACGCGCTGGTGTCGCAGTTTGATGAAAACAGCGAGAAGTACTTGGGGCGTTACGATCTGCTGATCATGCCCCAGTCAGGGCCACCGGGTTCAGAGACGCCGCCGATTCAGGATTCTTTGGTGGACGAGCTGAAACACGATGCCGGTGTGTTGGAGGTCAATCCAGTCAGCCAATCTCGGGTCACGGTCATTCCAATCGATCGTCATGCGGAAGACGAGAAGTCATCACTTGACTTCGTGGTGGGAGCACGTCCACCGGTGAACGGAGCACCGCCATTGGACCCGACTTTGGTCAGCACGCCCGCGATCGAGCCTCCTTATGAATTGTTGCAAGGTCGTTGGTTGAGCGAAGATGGCAAGGCAAAGGAGATCGTGATCGGTGAGTTGGTCGCGAAGGAAAAGAACTTGTCCGTGGGCGATGGCTTGAAGCTGATTTCCTTGGCCAATGAAGTTCAACTGACGGTCGTCGGCATCGTCGAGCAAGCCCCGCAGGCACCCTCTTTGTCACCGCCAGGTCGTGGCGGATCACCGTCTGAGAAGCGAAACGGGAAGCGAAACGAGAGGCCCAAACGAGACAAGCTGGAATCGAACGATTCAAACAGCGAAACGAATCAAACGGTGTTGGGGATGCCCAAGAACTTTTCACCAGGGATCGCGGCAAACGCGATTTATGTCCGCCCTGAACTGGCGGAGTGGATCAATGGGTATGCCTCCAGGCCTCAGGTGTTGCAAGTTGCGATTCGGGACACGGTCACGATTCAGCAGTTTCGTGAGGCTTGGGACGACCGCCTGGTCAGCGGACGACCTGCGATGCAGTTGATCGACTTCGAAGCGGTGCGGGCGGGGATGGAGTCGAATCGAACCGTGTCAGGCCAGCAATCTCAGGCTTGGGCGGCGACCGGAATGGCAACGTTGGCGGCGATCTTCATCATTTTTTCAACGCTCAGCATGGGTGTCAGTGAACGCACCCGTGAATTCGCGATGTTGCGAGCGGTCGCGCTGACGCGGGGGCAAATCGCGATGATCATCGCGGTCGAAAGTGTCTTGCTCGCCTTGGTTGGTTGGGTCGGCGGATTGCTCGCCGGTTACGCGATGTTGGTCGTCGGCAGCCAACTCGTGCCGGGGTGGTTCGGGACCGATGCGGTGTTGGGGTGGGGATGCATTGTGTTGTCGGGCGTGACCGTGTTGGTCGGTGCACTGGGGGCCGCAATCGTTCCCGCTTGGCGAGCCACGCGGATCGAACCGCTGGAAGCGATGACATCCAAGTTGTCCACACCGGGCATCCAATCCTGGGTGGTTCTGGGAGTCATCGGAGCACTGCTCTCCGCAATGACACCCCTGCTGGTTTTTGCGATTCCGATGTCGGATCAATGGCGGGCGTGGGCGTATGGATTTCTGACCTATCCCACGTTGCTGGTGGGCATGATTTGTCTGGCACCCGCGATCGTGGTTGTGAGTGAATTCGCGATCGGCCCCTGGGTGACTCGTTCGCTGGGGCTGGACACCCGGATGATGAAAACGCAATTGTCGACCCATCTGTGGCGGACTGTGGGGGCGACCTTGGCTCTGTCAATTGGTTTGGGGCTTTATGCATCGACTCAGACCTGGGGATATTCCATGTTGAAACCGTTCACCCCGGGAGATTGGTTGCCAGATGCGTTGGTTGCATTTCATCCGGTTGGATTGGATGAAGAGGGCATCGAAGATGTTCGAGACGTGTCGGGGATTCGGTCCGATCGGCTGATGCCACTGGCGGTCGAACAAGCTCGATTTGATTGGGGCGCTGAGGAGCCACCTTCCCGAGTGCAACGCGACAACGCGGTCTTGTTTGGAATCGATCCTGCGATGGCGTTTGCCAGGGAGGATCCGTTCTTGACGTTTGAGTTTGTGGAAGGCGACCGCGTTTCTGCGACGGAGGCATTGCAGGGCGGCGGTGCGTGTTTGATCTCCGAAGACTTTCAGATGAGCACGGGGTTGAGCGTCGGCGATGAGCTGAGCTTCACACCGCCAACGGCCGAAGATGAACGCGTGACCTATCGAATCGCCGGTGTCGTGTCGTTGCCCGGTTGGCACTGGGTGACCAAGTTTTCTGGAGTGAGACGGCACTTTGTGCGAACAGCGACGGTGGTGTTTGTAGGTCGCGATGATGTGCAACGAGACTTTCATCTGCATCGAACGGAGTTCGTTTGGATGGACTTCGAGGAGGGTGCCGATTTGGCGGCAATGGAAGTGGATTTGCAATCGATTGCTGAACAGAAGTCGGGAGAAACCTTCGTGGCAAGCGGTTTGGGAAGCGTGAAAGCGTACCGACCATTCGCCCGGATGACGGCCTCGGAGAATGTTCGCAAGGCGATCCAGCTTCGCGCCGACGGCATGATTTGGGGAATGAGTTATCTGCCGTTGATCACGCTGGCGATCATGTCGTTGGCCATCGCCAACACAGTCATCGCCTCGGTGCGATCGAGGGCTTGGGAATTTGGCATCATGCGGTCGATTGGCGTGACCCGAGGTCAACTGGTGCGGTTGGTCATTGCGGAAACGGTTTTGATCGCGGTCGGTGCCTGTGTGCTGAGTCTGATCTTCGGATTGATAGCGGGATGGTGCGGCGTTGGCATGGCTCAGTATGTCGGTTGGTTTGCTGGGCCGCCGAACTTCCTCATCCCCTGGGCGCACCTGGCGATCGGATTCGCGATGACGATCGGGCTCTGCTTGTTGGCGGGTTTGTGGCCCATCGTGCGAATTGGGCGAGCTGAACCGCTTGGATTGCTACAAGCCGGACGCGGAGGCCACGGGTGA
- a CDS encoding DUF1559 family PulG-like putative transporter — translation MKNRSAARSAFTLVELLVVIAIIGVLVGLLLPAVQSAREAARRMQCSNNLKQIALSVHNYQSAYKRFPPSALVDLSVTSTGNNGSWGVHGRILPFLEQGNVFENVDLSLAWDNQAAIDGLKIPTYACPSDPGTDQERTFSDGRPTLYPTTYGFNFGRWFVFDPTTQKAGDGMFAPNQFYSFRDCLDGSSHTLLTGEVKAWTPYQRNGGPADTAIPANQAEAELVVASGAQFKNTGHTEWPDGRVHHTGFTVTLPPNSEVHFETGGQVYEEMDFSSWQEGKNGQSGSPTYAMITSRSYHVGLVQVAKVDGSVTSVTESVELSIWHALGTRAGREVIQGEY, via the coding sequence ATGAAGAATCGTTCTGCAGCTCGCTCCGCATTCACACTGGTTGAATTGTTGGTGGTCATTGCGATCATCGGCGTGTTGGTCGGTCTGCTGCTGCCAGCCGTGCAGTCCGCTCGGGAAGCCGCTCGTCGGATGCAGTGCAGCAACAATCTGAAACAGATCGCGTTATCCGTCCACAACTACCAAAGTGCCTACAAGCGATTTCCTCCTTCGGCGTTGGTCGATCTGAGCGTGACTTCAACCGGCAACAATGGTTCTTGGGGAGTGCACGGGCGGATTTTGCCATTTCTGGAACAAGGCAATGTTTTCGAAAACGTTGATCTCTCGTTGGCCTGGGACAATCAAGCTGCCATCGACGGTCTGAAGATTCCAACTTACGCCTGTCCGAGTGATCCGGGAACGGATCAAGAACGCACGTTCAGCGATGGCCGGCCGACCCTGTATCCAACCACTTACGGATTCAATTTTGGCCGATGGTTTGTGTTCGACCCCACGACTCAGAAAGCGGGTGACGGGATGTTCGCTCCCAACCAGTTCTACAGCTTTCGGGATTGCTTGGACGGAAGCAGCCACACGTTGCTGACCGGGGAGGTGAAAGCTTGGACGCCCTATCAGCGCAACGGTGGGCCAGCCGACACGGCCATCCCCGCCAATCAGGCGGAAGCTGAATTGGTTGTCGCCAGCGGTGCTCAGTTCAAAAACACGGGGCATACGGAGTGGCCTGATGGGCGCGTTCACCACACCGGATTCACAGTGACTTTGCCACCCAACAGTGAGGTGCATTTCGAGACCGGTGGGCAGGTTTACGAGGAAATGGATTTCAGTTCGTGGCAAGAGGGCAAGAACGGCCAAAGTGGAAGCCCGACCTACGCGATGATCACGTCTCGCAGCTATCACGTGGGATTGGTGCAAGTCGCCAAAGTGGACGGGAGTGTCACTTCCGTCACTGAGTCAGTGGAGCTCTCGATCTGGCACGCCTTGGGAACTCGAGCCGGCCGAGAGGTCATCCAAGGCGAGTATTGA
- a CDS encoding ABC transporter ATP-binding protein: MSLSETARPTTATVQSISKTYRQGSRSVDALRNVSLHVEVGSFLAVMGASGSGKSTLLHLMSGLTRPTTGAVLIEGQNIADLSDHELTCFRRRRIGLVFQAFNLVPSLSARDNILFPLYAAGESLADESELIELAQQLGIQDRLQHRPDALSGGEQQRVAIARSLITNPAILFADEPTGSLDSVTGDSICRLLRDLCDQQQRTIVMVTHEPSVAIWADSVVVLKDGEIVQQFATNTCTDAQTLAAKYQQIVSHSEPATASIQERRTLENREMNGPTTRPTRK, translated from the coding sequence ATGTCTTTGTCTGAAACCGCTCGTCCGACGACTGCAACGGTCCAGTCCATCTCCAAAACCTATCGCCAAGGCAGTCGCTCCGTTGATGCCTTACGCAACGTCAGCCTCCATGTCGAAGTTGGATCCTTCCTCGCGGTCATGGGAGCCAGCGGGTCGGGCAAGAGCACGTTGCTGCATCTGATGAGCGGGTTGACTCGGCCCACGACGGGGGCGGTTTTGATCGAAGGCCAGAACATCGCCGACCTCTCCGACCACGAACTCACCTGCTTTCGACGACGGCGGATCGGATTGGTCTTCCAAGCCTTCAACCTGGTGCCGTCTCTATCGGCGCGAGACAACATTCTATTCCCGCTTTATGCCGCCGGAGAAAGCTTGGCTGACGAATCCGAACTGATCGAACTCGCTCAACAACTTGGCATCCAGGATCGCCTGCAGCATCGTCCCGATGCACTCAGCGGGGGCGAACAGCAACGCGTCGCGATTGCACGTTCGCTGATCACCAATCCAGCCATCCTTTTCGCAGATGAACCCACTGGCAGCTTGGATTCCGTGACCGGCGATTCGATCTGCAGGCTGTTGCGAGACCTCTGCGATCAACAACAACGGACCATCGTGATGGTCACTCACGAGCCCAGCGTGGCGATTTGGGCGGACAGTGTGGTCGTCCTGAAAGACGGCGAGATCGTGCAACAGTTCGCCACCAACACCTGCACGGACGCCCAGACCCTGGCCGCAAAGTATCAACAAATCGTGTCCCATTCAGAGCCCGCCACAGCTTCGATTCAGGAACGTCGGACGCTGGAAAACCGCGAGATGAATGGGCCGACCACCCGTCCAACCAGAAAATAA
- a CDS encoding sensor histidine kinase, with protein sequence MSPVTSPPLRSLRLRLLTPIIATALMAAVLVAIASYWLGSQRAMKDLEQRFSAIQSTLSDSNFPLNSMVLESLADLTRTQLVGLSDSGRITSSTLRLDEAARTSFRDYMESQCPLPESLIPNDDQLRFRVFAFRTVGSQLRQDRVAAVAVLFEDEQFNVNRRQAAILPLATGLSTIVALSSLTFWLTSRLIRRISKLQRRVEAVANGDFDSAVSDDVRDEEVPDEIGRLGGAVDSMAQQLKQLWNQINRQQSEKLLHQIAGGMAHQLRNSLTGARMAVELHAQECQATDDEGIRVAIHQIELSEDYVRRLLLVASGRQDEDRPTEVQTCFDDVRTSLSPIAKHLRVNMQWDLDDDLRQRRIQDGPTWVAAVTNLIHNAIQAGDEVDVSLQQLHENILRVTVADNGAGVPEEVAGTLFEPFVTSKPEGMGLGLPVVQRSAEYLGGSVRWRRENERTIFELDTQLLGTCAHQDEPQ encoded by the coding sequence ATGAGTCCCGTGACATCTCCTCCCCTCCGATCGCTGCGACTTCGCCTGCTCACCCCCATCATCGCCACCGCGCTGATGGCCGCGGTGCTGGTGGCGATCGCTTCGTATTGGCTGGGAAGCCAGCGGGCGATGAAGGATCTGGAGCAACGGTTCTCCGCGATCCAATCGACACTCTCCGATTCCAACTTCCCGCTCAACTCGATGGTCTTGGAATCTCTTGCGGATCTGACCCGCACACAACTGGTTGGGTTGAGTGACAGCGGTCGCATCACGTCGTCCACGCTTCGACTGGACGAAGCCGCCCGAACATCGTTCCGTGACTACATGGAGAGCCAATGCCCGCTTCCAGAGTCGCTGATCCCCAACGACGATCAGCTCCGCTTTCGGGTCTTCGCCTTTCGAACCGTCGGCAGTCAACTCCGTCAGGACCGAGTTGCGGCGGTTGCGGTTCTGTTTGAAGACGAACAGTTCAACGTCAATCGTCGGCAAGCCGCGATCCTTCCGCTCGCCACCGGGTTGTCGACGATTGTCGCTCTCAGCTCGTTGACGTTCTGGCTGACGTCGCGGTTGATTCGCCGAATCAGCAAACTGCAACGTCGAGTCGAAGCGGTGGCCAACGGCGACTTTGATTCGGCCGTCTCGGACGACGTCCGCGATGAAGAAGTGCCCGACGAAATTGGGCGTCTGGGCGGAGCGGTTGACTCAATGGCTCAACAACTCAAACAACTTTGGAATCAAATCAATCGCCAGCAAAGCGAAAAGCTGCTGCACCAAATCGCTGGCGGCATGGCGCATCAACTGCGAAACAGCTTGACCGGGGCTCGCATGGCCGTGGAACTGCACGCACAAGAATGCCAAGCCACCGATGACGAAGGCATCCGCGTTGCAATCCACCAAATCGAGTTGTCTGAAGATTACGTTCGTCGATTGCTGCTGGTCGCCTCCGGACGCCAAGACGAAGATCGCCCGACCGAGGTGCAAACCTGCTTCGATGACGTCCGTACCAGCCTTTCTCCGATTGCGAAACATTTGCGAGTGAACATGCAGTGGGATCTGGACGATGACCTTCGGCAACGGAGAATCCAAGATGGCCCGACATGGGTGGCGGCGGTGACCAACTTGATTCACAACGCGATTCAGGCAGGTGACGAAGTCGACGTTTCCCTGCAACAACTGCACGAGAACATCCTTCGAGTCACCGTCGCTGACAACGGTGCCGGAGTTCCCGAGGAAGTGGCTGGCACTCTCTTCGAACCCTTCGTGACTTCCAAACCTGAAGGCATGGGGTTGGGGCTTCCCGTCGTTCAGCGATCCGCCGAGTACTTGGGCGGGTCGGTGCGATGGCGACGTGAAAACGAACGAACCATTTTTGAGTTGGACACGCAATTGCTTGGAACGTGTGCCCACCAAGACGAACCACAGTGA
- a CDS encoding nucleoside hydrolase: MKLRLHRLRSACLVMLAIAPSLSPVSASEQAANRAPVKLILDTDMSGDCDDAGALALLHALADRGECELLAVVTNRRDLTNASAAAVDAINTYYGRGEIPIGTDKTGPTAFQRFSPYTTALRDEFDHNMLPDSEAADALDVYRQALRTAADRSVTICSVGAFSNLAELIREEPELIRTKVKSLVVMGGHFPQSNRREANIATHVEAARLVAERWPGEIIWHGFEVGERLVTGARLKSTPQTNPVRRAYELRPMPGNKMSIDAGKPSYDQAAALFAVRGAEPKVWQVIPDGRVDIDDRGITAWTPGSPRAPSATHSYVKIASSPQQLARQIENLMVAPPRQSAQSAGSAE, translated from the coding sequence ATGAAGCTTCGCTTGCACAGATTGCGATCCGCCTGCCTGGTCATGTTGGCGATCGCCCCCTCCCTCTCGCCCGTCTCAGCGAGCGAGCAAGCGGCGAATCGGGCCCCCGTCAAGCTGATCCTGGACACAGACATGTCGGGCGACTGCGACGACGCAGGAGCACTCGCACTGTTGCATGCCTTGGCTGATCGCGGCGAATGCGAACTCCTGGCTGTGGTCACCAATCGTCGCGATCTGACAAACGCTTCCGCCGCTGCCGTCGATGCGATCAACACGTACTACGGCCGAGGTGAGATCCCGATCGGCACCGACAAAACGGGGCCGACGGCATTTCAACGATTCAGCCCTTACACCACGGCGTTGCGAGACGAATTCGATCACAACATGCTCCCTGACTCGGAAGCTGCTGACGCGCTCGACGTGTATCGACAAGCCTTGAGAACCGCAGCGGATCGGAGCGTCACCATTTGCAGTGTTGGAGCGTTTTCCAATCTCGCTGAATTGATTCGCGAGGAACCCGAACTGATTCGCACCAAAGTCAAAAGCTTGGTGGTGATGGGAGGACATTTCCCACAATCCAACCGGCGTGAAGCCAACATTGCCACCCACGTCGAAGCAGCCCGATTGGTGGCGGAGCGTTGGCCAGGCGAAATCATCTGGCACGGTTTCGAAGTGGGCGAACGATTGGTGACCGGTGCCAGACTCAAGTCCACTCCCCAAACCAACCCTGTTCGCCGCGCGTATGAACTGCGCCCGATGCCAGGCAACAAGATGTCGATCGACGCCGGAAAACCGAGCTACGACCAAGCGGCCGCGCTGTTTGCCGTTCGCGGTGCGGAACCCAAGGTCTGGCAAGTCATCCCAGACGGGCGAGTTGACATCGACGATCGGGGCATCACTGCTTGGACACCAGGATCACCTCGTGCTCCATCAGCGACTCACTCCTACGTCAAAATTGCCTCCTCTCCCCAGCAATTGGCTCGCCAGATTGAGAACCTGATGGTTGCCCCTCCCAGGCAATCAGCCCAGTCGGCTGGTTCCGCTGAATAA